One genomic segment of Lysobacter sp. 5GHs7-4 includes these proteins:
- a CDS encoding 4Fe-4S dicluster domain-containing protein has protein sequence MTALPPPSPKKMGLVIDLDTCVGCHACAVSCKEWNAGGFAAPLTDEQPYGKDPSGVWFNRVHSYEVAAQAPASGGCGTAADATAPQPAMTLHFPRSCLHCETPACVTVCPTGASYKRAEDGIVLVDEDKCIGCKLCSWACPYGAREYSQVEGVMKKCTLCIDRIYNEHLEEAERQPACVQACPTRARHFGDLGDPESKVSQLVAARGGVDLMPQLGYRPTNKYLPPRPRRAGEATTAAPAPAETLDAAALPPVLRWLDKVLSR, from the coding sequence ATGACCGCCCTGCCGCCGCCCAGCCCCAAGAAGATGGGCCTGGTCATCGACCTGGACACCTGCGTGGGTTGCCATGCCTGCGCGGTGAGCTGCAAGGAATGGAACGCCGGCGGCTTCGCCGCGCCGCTGACCGACGAGCAGCCTTACGGCAAGGATCCGTCCGGGGTCTGGTTCAATCGCGTGCACAGCTACGAGGTCGCCGCGCAGGCGCCGGCATCCGGCGGTTGCGGCACGGCCGCCGACGCCACGGCGCCGCAACCAGCGATGACGCTGCACTTTCCGCGTTCGTGCCTGCACTGCGAGACGCCGGCCTGCGTGACCGTATGCCCGACCGGCGCCAGCTACAAGCGCGCCGAGGACGGCATCGTGCTGGTGGACGAGGACAAATGCATCGGCTGCAAGCTGTGCTCCTGGGCCTGCCCTTACGGCGCGCGCGAGTACAGCCAGGTCGAGGGCGTGATGAAGAAATGCACGCTGTGCATCGACCGCATCTACAACGAACACCTCGAAGAAGCCGAGCGCCAGCCGGCCTGCGTGCAGGCCTGTCCGACGCGCGCGCGCCACTTCGGCGACCTGGGCGATCCGGAATCGAAGGTCTCGCAACTGGTCGCCGCGCGCGGCGGCGTCGACCTGATGCCGCAGTTGGGCTATCGGCCGACCAACAAGTATTTGCCGCCGCGTCCGCGACGCGCGGGGGAGGCCACGACCGCCGCGCCCGCGCCGGCCGAAACGCTGGACGCCGCCGCGCTGCCGCCGGTGCTGCGCTGGTTGGACAAGGTGCTGTCGCGATGA
- a CDS encoding DUF481 domain-containing protein, translated as MSALLGLALLGGPFVTLPMPVYGDPTLMALASDPAQMRLYCFSTRCGDEEWRLALAPPPVRAREPAGLGAQSRRPLRLPGSQRYIGLSAPATPRESRGSYSNDFRIGTRYGVQALRDGPTQLGLQFGAGYRLAPLYDDGINRPGAVMRGELNFGQKIGDRARWTQRVFVESGGGDTFVKQTVQFDVALWPDWTLETDFAIRHDSNGGGGSESAESSIELRRRF; from the coding sequence ATGTCCGCTTTGCTCGGGCTCGCCCTGTTGGGCGGCCCATTCGTCACATTGCCGATGCCGGTCTACGGCGACCCCACGCTGATGGCGCTCGCCAGCGATCCGGCGCAGATGCGGCTGTACTGTTTCTCGACGCGTTGCGGCGACGAGGAATGGCGGCTGGCCTTGGCGCCGCCGCCGGTGCGGGCGCGCGAGCCGGCCGGGCTCGGGGCGCAGTCGCGACGGCCGCTGCGCCTGCCGGGTTCGCAGCGTTATATCGGGCTGAGCGCGCCGGCGACGCCGCGCGAGAGCCGCGGTTCCTATTCCAACGATTTCCGCATCGGCACCCGCTACGGCGTGCAGGCGCTGCGCGACGGACCGACCCAGTTGGGTCTGCAATTCGGCGCTGGCTATCGCCTCGCGCCGCTGTACGACGACGGCATCAACCGTCCGGGCGCGGTGATGCGCGGCGAGCTCAACTTCGGGCAGAAGATCGGCGACCGCGCGCGCTGGACCCAGCGCGTGTTCGTGGAAAGCGGCGGCGGCGACACCTTCGTCAAGCAGACCGTGCAGTTCGATGTCGCGCTGTGGCCGGACTGGACGCTGGAGACGGATTTCGCGATCCGCCACGATTCCAACGGCGGCGGCGGCAGCGAGTCGGCGGAAAGTTCGATCGAGTTGCGGCGGCGGTTTTGA
- the hemC gene encoding hydroxymethylbilane synthase, with amino-acid sequence MTRLRIATRKSPLALWQTEHVAARLRAAHPGLEVELVPMSTRGDEVLDRSLAAIGGKGLFLKELEVAMQRGEADCAVHSLKDVPMELEPGFALPAILERADYADAFVSPHYPRIDALPQGARVGTSSLRRQTQLRALRPDLQLLDLRGNVNTRLAKLDAGEYDAIVLAVAGLERLGLGARVRDRLQAPQWLPAPAQGAIAIECHSDHLDTRALCAALDHSDTRTCVEAERAMNRALHGSCHVPVAAHARLDGQHLRLDGLVGAADGRQVRAHGEGRGDAPECLGLEVAQALLAQGAGDFIAAAL; translated from the coding sequence ATGACCCGCCTGCGCATCGCCACCCGCAAAAGCCCGCTCGCCCTGTGGCAGACCGAGCACGTCGCCGCCCGCCTGCGCGCCGCCCACCCCGGACTGGAGGTAGAGCTGGTGCCGATGAGCACCCGCGGCGACGAGGTGCTGGACCGCTCGCTGGCCGCGATCGGCGGCAAGGGCCTGTTCCTGAAGGAGCTGGAAGTCGCCATGCAGCGCGGCGAGGCGGACTGCGCCGTGCATTCGCTCAAGGACGTGCCGATGGAGCTGGAGCCGGGCTTCGCCCTGCCCGCGATCCTGGAGCGCGCCGACTACGCCGACGCCTTCGTCAGCCCGCATTACCCGCGCATCGACGCCCTGCCGCAGGGCGCGCGCGTGGGCACCTCGTCGCTGCGGCGCCAGACCCAGCTGCGCGCGCTGCGCCCCGACCTGCAACTGCTGGACCTGCGCGGCAACGTCAACACCCGCCTGGCCAAGCTCGACGCCGGCGAATACGACGCGATCGTGCTCGCGGTGGCCGGCCTGGAGCGCCTGGGCCTGGGCGCACGCGTGCGCGATCGCCTGCAGGCGCCGCAGTGGCTGCCTGCGCCGGCGCAGGGTGCGATCGCGATCGAATGCCACAGCGATCATCTGGACACGCGCGCGCTGTGCGCCGCGTTGGATCACAGCGACACCCGCACCTGCGTCGAGGCCGAGCGCGCCATGAACCGCGCCCTGCACGGCAGCTGCCATGTGCCGGTGGCCGCGCACGCGCGCCTGGACGGCCAGCACCTGCGCCTGGACGGCCTGGTCGGCGCCGCCGACGGTCGCCAAGTGCGCGCCCACGGCGAAGGCCGCGGCGACGCGCCCGAATGCCTGGGCCTGGAAGTCGCGCAAGCGCTGCTGGCGCAAGGCGCCGGTGATTTCATCGCTGCTGCGCTGTAG
- a CDS encoding carboxylesterase, with the protein MTTATTPLLDTVEHETGPSPTWTVLWLHGLGADGNDFAPIVPELLRPDWPALRFVFPHAPVRAVTINNGVRMRAWYDIRDFSDLNNRADETGVDESVAQIEALIAREAERGVPASRILLAGFSQGGAVALAAGLRRDEPLGGLIALSTYLPMPERLAREAREGARAQPLFMAHGRHDPVVPYAAGELSATRLRALGLSPDWHAYPMAHQVCIEQIRDLGDWMSRRFAA; encoded by the coding sequence ATGACTACCGCCACCACCCCCTTGCTGGACACCGTCGAACACGAAACCGGCCCGTCGCCGACCTGGACCGTGCTGTGGCTGCACGGCCTGGGCGCCGACGGCAACGATTTCGCCCCCATCGTGCCGGAGCTGCTGCGTCCGGATTGGCCGGCGCTGCGCTTCGTGTTCCCGCATGCGCCGGTGCGCGCGGTGACGATCAACAACGGCGTGCGCATGCGCGCCTGGTACGACATCCGCGACTTCAGCGACCTCAACAACCGCGCCGACGAAACCGGCGTCGACGAATCGGTGGCGCAGATCGAGGCGCTGATCGCGCGCGAAGCCGAGCGCGGCGTGCCGGCCTCGCGCATCCTGCTGGCCGGCTTCTCGCAGGGCGGCGCCGTGGCGCTGGCCGCCGGCCTGCGCCGCGACGAGCCGCTGGGCGGTCTGATCGCGCTGTCGACCTATCTGCCGATGCCCGAACGCCTGGCCCGCGAGGCGCGCGAGGGCGCCCGCGCGCAACCGTTGTTCATGGCCCACGGCCGCCACGACCCGGTGGTGCCGTATGCGGCCGGCGAGCTCAGCGCCACGCGCCTGCGCGCGCTGGGCCTGAGCCCAGACTGGCACGCCTATCCCATGGCCCATCAGGTCTGCATCGAGCAGATCCGCGACCTGGGCGACTGGATGTCGCGGCGCTTCGCCGCCTGA
- a CDS encoding molybdopterin oxidoreductase family protein — MPSPAPKEPALNLSPSPGDEVKTTTCYMCACRCGIKVWLADGKIRYIQGNPEHPVNQGVLCAKGSAGIMQHYSPARLDKPLLRVGERGRGEFKEIEWDEALRIATDWLAPIRARNPDELAFFTGRDQSQALTGWWAQQFGTVNYAAHGGFCSVNMAAGGLYTLGGSFWEFGEPDWEHSRYLMLWGVAEDHDSNPIKLGLGKLKAHGAKIVAVNPVRSGYGAIADEWIGIRPGTDGLFAFALIHELLKADRIDLDYLVRYANAHWLVIDNPGGADDGLFARDGEGRPLCWVRGPDPSPLPPAGEGQSEGSAQPADAIGISPAIVGEYTLADGRRTRPVFHLIAERYLDPQYAPEAVSERCGIPADTIRRIARELAEAAFDNPLTLPIAWTDAYGREHSEMVGRPVSMHAMRGISAHSNGFHTCRALHLLQMLLGAVDTPGSFRYQPPFPKPIAPPNRPGKQRQANGVLDAAPLGFVHAPEDLVVDADGQPRRIDHAYSWAYPLSAHGMMHSVIRNAWAGDPYKIDTLMMFMANMSWNSSMNTTQTIGWLTDKTEDGEYRIPRIIYADAYASEMVAYADLVLPDTTYLERFDAISMLDRPISDADSAIDAIRHPVVDAKEQREGRDVRGFQSVLIELGARLGLPGLVHEDGSPRYRDYADYIVRHERAPGVGLLAGWRGEHGELEAKGPPNPQQLERYIEHGGFWRSHIPEHARYFKMANRGYLDWAQKMGFIGHADPIVLQLYSETLQKFRLAAQGHGEHQPPAQHRERVATYFDPLPIWYEPFEGAQVADADVRYPLSAVTQRPMFMYHAWGSQNAWLRQITARNYLYLHPDTGARHGIADEDWITVESHHGRITVQAKFAGNVQPDTVWTWNAIGKRKGAWRLAKDAPEGRKGFLLNHLISDITPRGDYANADPVTGQAAWFDLRVRIARAEPAEESAPQFPPLPLGEADNRPLRYGANFRDKANR; from the coding sequence ATGCCCTCGCCCGCTCCCAAAGAGCCAGCCCTGAACCTCTCGCCGTCGCCTGGAGACGAGGTCAAGACCACGACCTGCTACATGTGCGCCTGCCGTTGCGGCATCAAGGTGTGGCTGGCCGACGGCAAGATCCGCTACATCCAGGGCAACCCCGAGCATCCGGTCAACCAGGGCGTACTCTGCGCCAAAGGCTCGGCCGGCATCATGCAGCACTACTCGCCGGCGCGGCTGGACAAGCCCTTGCTGCGCGTGGGCGAGCGCGGACGCGGCGAGTTCAAGGAAATCGAGTGGGACGAGGCGCTGCGCATCGCCACCGACTGGCTGGCGCCGATCCGCGCACGCAACCCCGACGAGTTGGCCTTCTTCACCGGCCGCGACCAGTCGCAGGCGCTGACCGGCTGGTGGGCGCAGCAGTTCGGCACGGTCAACTACGCCGCCCACGGCGGTTTCTGTTCGGTCAACATGGCCGCCGGCGGCCTGTACACGCTGGGCGGTTCGTTCTGGGAATTCGGCGAGCCCGACTGGGAGCACTCGCGCTATCTGATGCTGTGGGGCGTCGCCGAAGACCACGACTCCAATCCGATCAAGCTGGGCCTGGGCAAGCTGAAGGCGCACGGCGCCAAGATCGTCGCGGTCAACCCGGTGCGCAGCGGCTACGGCGCGATCGCCGACGAGTGGATCGGCATCCGTCCCGGCACCGACGGCCTGTTCGCGTTCGCGCTGATCCACGAACTGCTCAAGGCCGATCGCATCGACCTGGACTATCTGGTGCGCTACGCGAATGCGCATTGGCTGGTGATCGACAACCCCGGCGGCGCGGACGATGGCTTGTTCGCGCGCGATGGCGAGGGGCGGCCCCTGTGCTGGGTGCGCGGCCCTGACCCCAGCCCCCTCCCGCCAGCAGGAGAGGGACAGAGCGAGGGCAGCGCGCAACCCGCCGACGCCATCGGCATCTCGCCCGCCATCGTCGGCGAGTACACCCTCGCCGACGGCCGTCGAACGCGGCCGGTGTTCCATCTGATCGCCGAGCGCTATCTCGATCCGCAATACGCACCCGAGGCTGTCAGCGAACGCTGCGGCATTCCGGCCGACACCATCCGCCGCATCGCGCGCGAGTTGGCCGAAGCCGCATTCGATAATCCGCTGACCCTGCCGATCGCCTGGACCGACGCCTACGGGCGCGAGCACAGCGAGATGGTCGGCCGGCCGGTCAGCATGCACGCCATGCGCGGCATCAGCGCGCACAGCAACGGTTTCCATACCTGCCGCGCGCTGCATCTGCTGCAGATGCTGCTGGGCGCGGTGGATACGCCGGGCTCGTTCCGCTATCAGCCGCCGTTCCCCAAGCCGATCGCGCCGCCCAACCGGCCCGGCAAGCAGCGCCAGGCCAACGGCGTGCTCGATGCGGCGCCGCTGGGTTTCGTGCACGCGCCGGAGGATCTGGTGGTGGACGCAGACGGTCAGCCGCGCCGCATCGACCACGCCTATTCCTGGGCCTATCCGCTGTCGGCGCACGGCATGATGCACAGCGTGATCCGCAACGCCTGGGCCGGCGATCCGTACAAGATCGACACGCTGATGATGTTCATGGCGAACATGAGCTGGAACTCGTCGATGAACACCACCCAGACCATCGGCTGGCTGACCGACAAGACCGAGGACGGCGAATACCGCATCCCGCGCATCATCTACGCCGACGCCTACGCCTCGGAGATGGTCGCCTACGCCGATCTGGTGCTGCCGGACACGACCTATCTGGAGCGCTTCGACGCCATCAGCATGCTCGACCGCCCGATCTCCGACGCCGACAGCGCGATCGACGCGATCCGGCACCCGGTGGTCGACGCCAAGGAGCAGCGCGAGGGCCGCGACGTGCGCGGCTTCCAGTCGGTGCTGATCGAACTGGGCGCGCGCCTGGGCCTGCCCGGCCTGGTGCACGAGGACGGCAGCCCGCGCTATCGCGACTACGCCGACTACATCGTGCGCCACGAGCGCGCGCCCGGCGTCGGCCTGCTCGCCGGCTGGCGCGGCGAGCACGGCGAACTGGAGGCCAAGGGCCCGCCGAATCCGCAACAGCTGGAACGCTACATCGAGCACGGCGGCTTCTGGCGCAGCCACATCCCGGAGCATGCGCGCTATTTCAAGATGGCCAACCGCGGCTATCTGGACTGGGCGCAGAAGATGGGCTTCATCGGCCACGCCGATCCGATCGTGCTGCAGCTGTATTCGGAAACGCTGCAGAAGTTCCGTCTGGCCGCGCAGGGCCACGGCGAGCACCAGCCGCCGGCGCAGCATCGCGAGCGCGTGGCGACCTATTTCGACCCGCTGCCGATCTGGTACGAGCCGTTCGAGGGCGCGCAGGTGGCCGACGCCGACGTGCGCTATCCGCTCAGCGCGGTGACCCAGCGGCCGATGTTCATGTACCACGCCTGGGGTTCGCAGAACGCGTGGCTGCGGCAGATCACCGCGCGCAATTATCTGTACCTGCACCCGGACACCGGTGCGCGCCACGGCATCGCCGACGAGGACTGGATCACGGTGGAATCGCACCACGGCCGCATCACCGTGCAGGCGAAATTCGCCGGCAACGTGCAGCCCGACACGGTCTGGACCTGGAACGCGATCGGCAAGCGCAAGGGCGCTTGGCGCCTGGCCAAGGACGCGCCGGAAGGCCGCAAGGGCTTCCTGCTCAACCATCTGATTTCCGACATCACCCCGCGCGGCGACTATGCCAACGCCGACCCGGTCACCGGCCAGGCGGCGTGGTTCGACCTGCGCGTGCGCATCGCCCGCGCCGAACCGGCCGAGGAAAGCGCGCCGCAATTCCCGCCGCTGCCGCTGGGCGAGGCCGACAACCGACCGCTGCGCTACGGCGCGAACTTCCGCGACAAGGCGAACCGATGA
- a CDS encoding DmsC/YnfH family molybdoenzyme membrane anchor subunit, producing MHPAFSVILFTTLSGAGYGLLAWLGVLLASSRLSSLHAISDDARITTGLMLLVLALGLVLAAIGLLASTFHLGKPLRAWRAFSQWRTSWLSREGVLSLATFVPALALMALAWLAWRGNAVAVTRLLAWMPWLGAALCLLSLLTVVCTAMIYASLPPIPAWRHRLVVPVYLGFALLTGGTLLAALSPWFGASAGALRCLALALAVLAVAVTAMKLRYWRAIDTAPLTVTRADAVGMAGRELSVFERPHTEDNYLTREMGYVLARKHARKLRMIALLLFGAAPVLLAALAWLLPNAAWLLFPLAAFAALIGALVERWLFFAQARHLVTLYY from the coding sequence ATGCATCCCGCGTTCTCGGTCATCCTGTTCACCACGTTGTCCGGTGCCGGTTACGGTCTGCTGGCGTGGCTGGGCGTCCTGCTGGCCAGCTCGCGCCTGTCGTCGCTGCATGCGATCTCCGACGATGCCCGCATCACGACGGGGCTGATGCTGTTGGTGCTGGCGCTGGGTCTGGTTCTGGCCGCGATCGGCCTGCTCGCCTCCACCTTCCATCTGGGCAAGCCGCTGCGTGCCTGGCGCGCGTTTTCGCAGTGGCGTACCTCGTGGCTGTCGCGCGAGGGCGTGCTGTCGCTGGCGACCTTCGTGCCGGCGTTGGCGCTGATGGCGTTGGCCTGGCTGGCCTGGCGCGGCAATGCGGTCGCGGTGACGCGGCTGCTCGCATGGATGCCGTGGTTGGGCGCCGCACTGTGTCTGCTGTCGCTGCTAACGGTGGTGTGCACGGCGATGATCTACGCCTCGCTGCCGCCGATTCCGGCCTGGCGCCATCGTCTGGTGGTGCCGGTGTACCTGGGTTTCGCCCTGCTCACCGGCGGGACGCTGCTGGCCGCGCTGTCGCCCTGGTTCGGCGCATCCGCGGGCGCGCTGCGCTGTCTGGCCTTGGCCCTGGCCGTGCTGGCGGTGGCCGTGACGGCGATGAAGCTGCGCTATTGGCGCGCCATCGACACCGCGCCGCTCACCGTCACCCGCGCCGACGCGGTCGGCATGGCCGGGCGCGAACTGAGCGTGTTCGAGCGCCCTCACACCGAAGACAACTACCTCACGCGCGAAATGGGCTACGTGCTCGCGCGCAAGCACGCGCGCAAGCTGCGCATGATTGCGCTGCTGCTGTTCGGCGCGGCGCCGGTGCTGCTGGCGGCACTGGCCTGGCTGCTGCCGAACGCGGCCTGGCTGCTGTTTCCGCTGGCCGCATTCGCGGCGCTGATCGGCGCATTGGTCGAACGCTGGCTGTTCTTCGCCCAGGCGCGGCATCTGGTGACGCTGTATTACTGA
- a CDS encoding LytTR family DNA-binding domain-containing protein, translated as MKAAMRVVIADDEPLARERLRTLLAEQHGVEVVAEAADGQHALHACAEHQPDLVLLDIAMPGIDGLEAARHLAAFEPRPAVVFCTAYDAHALSAFEAEAIDYLVKPVRAERLSAALERVRTFAAGRERGGEVAPGQRRTHLCARLRGSLRLIPIEDVHYLHAEEKYVIVHHARGEDLIEESLKSLEDEFGERFVRIHRNCLVARHEIVELKRSPDGHVQAVLRHGKQPLEVSRRCVSALRETLKHL; from the coding sequence ATGAAGGCCGCAATGCGAGTAGTCATCGCCGACGACGAGCCGCTGGCGCGCGAGCGCCTGCGCACGCTGCTGGCTGAGCAGCACGGGGTGGAGGTCGTCGCCGAAGCCGCCGACGGTCAGCACGCCCTGCACGCCTGCGCCGAACACCAGCCCGACCTGGTGCTGCTGGACATCGCCATGCCCGGCATCGACGGCCTGGAGGCCGCGCGCCACCTGGCCGCGTTCGAGCCGCGCCCGGCGGTGGTGTTCTGCACCGCCTACGACGCCCACGCGCTGTCGGCGTTCGAGGCCGAGGCCATCGATTACCTGGTCAAGCCGGTGCGCGCCGAGCGCCTCAGCGCCGCGCTGGAACGCGTGCGCACCTTCGCCGCCGGCCGCGAGCGCGGTGGCGAGGTCGCGCCGGGCCAGCGCCGCACCCACCTGTGCGCGCGCCTACGCGGCAGCCTGCGGCTGATCCCGATCGAGGACGTGCATTACCTGCACGCCGAAGAGAAGTACGTGATCGTGCACCACGCGCGCGGCGAAGACCTGATCGAGGAATCGCTGAAGTCGCTGGAAGACGAGTTCGGCGAGCGCTTCGTGCGCATCCACCGCAACTGCCTGGTCGCCCGCCACGAAATCGTCGAGCTCAAGCGCAGCCCCGACGGCCACGTCCAGGCGGTGCTGCGCCACGGCAAGCAGCCGCTGGAAGTCAGCCGCCGCTGCGTGTCGGCGCTGCGGGAGACGTTGAAGCACCTGTAG
- a CDS encoding energy transducer TonB gives MNWVRSCAAVAVLSSLAACGEPPPARPQTASSLETAPARPALSSLDAQRLRGLAAQALASQRMYAPAGDNAVEYYLALRDKAPGDATTANALQELQPYLLIAGEQALAGGELNEAQRMLDLLARADAQAPALPRLREALLAAHAAQTEQAQRLAAQQVDELRLAQQRALASAAKPTPPPASAPAPASAGAPPPVASAAASQAPVAEPIAIAPPPAPAPAPRTATPVSRPLPRLISDSAPRYPLSALNRRIEGSVQIAFVIQPDGSVTAVRLLSSTPPGVFDEAALAAVSRWRFEAGGERVPTSRTLSFRLPKG, from the coding sequence ATGAACTGGGTTCGCAGCTGCGCGGCCGTGGCCGTGCTGTCGTCGTTGGCGGCCTGCGGCGAGCCGCCGCCCGCGCGCCCGCAGACCGCTTCCTCGCTGGAGACGGCGCCGGCGCGTCCGGCCTTGTCCAGCCTGGACGCGCAGCGCCTGCGCGGTCTCGCGGCGCAGGCGTTGGCCAGCCAGCGCATGTACGCGCCGGCCGGCGACAACGCGGTCGAGTACTACCTGGCGCTGCGCGACAAGGCGCCCGGCGACGCCACCACCGCCAACGCCCTGCAGGAGTTGCAGCCGTATCTGCTGATCGCGGGCGAGCAAGCGCTGGCCGGCGGCGAACTGAACGAAGCGCAACGGATGCTGGACCTGCTCGCGCGCGCGGACGCGCAGGCACCCGCGCTGCCGCGCCTGCGCGAGGCCCTGCTGGCCGCGCACGCCGCGCAGACCGAACAGGCGCAGCGCCTGGCCGCGCAGCAGGTCGACGAGCTGCGGCTGGCGCAGCAGCGTGCGCTCGCGTCCGCCGCCAAGCCCACGCCACCGCCGGCATCGGCGCCCGCGCCGGCCAGCGCGGGCGCGCCGCCGCCGGTCGCCAGCGCGGCCGCCTCGCAGGCGCCGGTGGCCGAGCCGATTGCGATCGCGCCGCCGCCTGCGCCTGCGCCTGCGCCGCGCACCGCAACGCCGGTATCGCGCCCCTTGCCGCGCCTGATCAGCGATTCGGCGCCGCGCTATCCGCTCAGCGCGCTCAACCGCCGCATCGAGGGCAGCGTGCAGATCGCGTTCGTGATCCAGCCCGACGGCAGCGTGACCGCGGTGCGCCTGCTGTCGTCGACGCCGCCGGGCGTGTTCGACGAGGCCGCGCTGGCCGCGGTGTCGCGCTGGCGCTTCGAGGCCGGCGGCGAGCGCGTGCCGACCAGCCGCACCCTGAGCTTCCGCCTGCCCAAGGGCTGA
- a CDS encoding histidine kinase has protein sequence MAGSEREPWLPDLCRLPRLVVMLSMAELIVVVLALAPDGGAPWDWQRFVSGSTFALWLALTVSVLLCVSRERLLRLPASLGGVIATAAAALLGALFAAITHSIDHAVGASLVPPGVTLARFSLGTAAVTMLAVGVVLRYLYVNDGWKAQVRASARAEVDALQARIKPHFLFNSMNTIAGLVRSDPVVAERAVLDLSDLFRAALGAGESDSSLAEEVELAERYLAIEQLRLGERLTVEWRKHEPLPWTLPMPRLVLQPLVENAVLHGISRLSGGGTLEIELVVSGPSLLLRVRNPAPPPPEGPGQGTRHAQRSIGQRLRYAYGPQARMTAGWGQDYYLCELHVPTGVEALYR, from the coding sequence ATGGCCGGCAGCGAGCGCGAACCCTGGCTGCCCGACCTGTGCCGGCTGCCGCGGCTGGTGGTGATGCTGAGCATGGCCGAGCTGATCGTCGTCGTGCTGGCGCTGGCGCCCGACGGCGGCGCGCCCTGGGACTGGCAGCGCTTCGTGTCCGGCAGCACCTTCGCCCTGTGGCTGGCACTGACCGTGTCGGTGCTGCTGTGCGTGTCGCGCGAACGCCTGCTGCGCCTGCCGGCCAGCCTGGGCGGGGTGATCGCGACCGCTGCCGCGGCCCTGCTGGGCGCGCTGTTCGCCGCCATCACCCATTCCATCGACCACGCCGTCGGCGCCAGCCTGGTGCCGCCCGGGGTCACCCTGGCGCGCTTCAGCCTCGGCACCGCCGCGGTGACCATGCTGGCGGTGGGCGTGGTGCTGCGCTACCTCTACGTCAACGACGGCTGGAAGGCGCAGGTGCGCGCCAGCGCGCGCGCCGAGGTCGACGCGCTGCAGGCGCGGATCAAGCCGCATTTCCTCTTCAACAGCATGAACACCATCGCCGGCCTGGTGCGCAGCGACCCGGTGGTGGCCGAGCGCGCGGTGCTGGACCTGTCGGACCTGTTCCGCGCCGCGCTGGGCGCCGGCGAATCGGATTCCAGCCTGGCCGAGGAGGTCGAGCTGGCCGAGCGTTACCTGGCGATCGAGCAACTGCGCCTGGGCGAGCGGCTGACGGTGGAATGGCGCAAGCACGAGCCGCTGCCCTGGACCCTGCCGATGCCGCGCCTGGTGCTGCAGCCGCTGGTCGAAAACGCGGTCCTGCACGGTATTTCGCGCCTGTCCGGCGGCGGCACCCTGGAAATCGAGTTGGTGGTGAGCGGCCCCTCGCTGCTGCTGCGGGTGCGCAATCCGGCCCCGCCGCCGCCCGAAGGGCCCGGCCAAGGCACCCGCCACGCCCAGCGCAGCATCGGCCAGCGCCTGCGCTACGCCTACGGCCCACAGGCCCGGATGACCGCGGGCTGGGGGCAGGACTACTATCTGTGCGAACTGCACGTGCCGACCGGGGTGGAGGCGCTGTACCGATGA